The proteins below are encoded in one region of Hordeum vulgare subsp. vulgare chromosome 3H, MorexV3_pseudomolecules_assembly, whole genome shotgun sequence:
- the LOC123439698 gene encoding uncharacterized protein LOC123439698: MSTSASRVSRSMLGARVWRCRRMPLAPSCGRGRRTPRPSPNSSRLSSRPVSTRGLEKLHQRPLVTPASRSVFLSTWTFLRTTPLMLRGGSPDDLALSPSPFRWLWLMANCGFAIGGSRLRLAGTTTTTNAVMKTKTGASDAVATTIVGPPLRGTVSSAVGLVGLMMIVAANATLTTMGEGSGATTAEMGVNTMLQSSRACARWTLVAFS; the protein is encoded by the coding sequence atgtccacCTCTGCATCAAGAGTATCCCGCTCAATGCTTGGAGCGAGGGTGTGGCGGTGTAGGAGGATGCCACTTGCCCCAAGCTGTGGGCGTGGTCGGCGAACCCCTAGGCCGTCCCCAAATTCCAGCAGGTTATCTTCACGCCCCGTGTCGACACGAGGGTTGGAGAAGCTCCATCAACGGCCATTGGTTACTCCGGCATCTAGAAGCGTGTTTTTGTCCACATGGACCTTCTTGAGGACTACACCCCTGATGCTTAGGGGCGGATCCCCCGACGACCTCGCTCTCAGCCCTTCACCATTCAGATGGCTGTGGTTGATGGCTAATTGCGGCTTCGCAATAGGCGGGAGCCGGCTCCGCCTCGCCGGGACGACAACGACCACCAACGCcgtgatgaagacgaagaccgggGCGAGCGACGCTGTCGCGACAACCATAGTCGGTCCTCCTCTTCGAGGGACCGTCTCTTCCGCAGTCGGTCTCGTCGGCCTGATGATGATCGTGGCGGCCAACGCTACGTTGACCACGATGGGCGAGGGGAGCGGCGCGACGACCGCAGAGATGGGCGTCAACACGATGCTTCAGAGCTCTCGAGCATGCGCACGCTGGACCTTGGTCGCCTTCAGTTGA